GCCACGTCGTCGTCCCGCTGCGGCGGGTGCTCGACAAGTGCGAGGTGCTCACCGGCCGGGTCGACTCGGTCGACCACCGCCGCAAGGTGGCCCGGATCCACCCGGTGCGCGGCGAGGCCTACGACCTGTCCTACGAGGTCATCGTCCTGGCGCCCGGCTCGATCGCACGCACGCTGCCGATCCCCGGTCTCGCCGAGCAGGGCATCGGCTTCAAGCAGGTCGAGGAGGCGATCGCGCTGCGCAACGCGATGCTGGAGAAGCTCGACATCGCCACCACCGTCACCGACCACGCGGCCCGGCGGGCCCTGCTGACCTTCGTCTTCGTCGGCGGCGGCTACGCCGGCATCGAGGCGCTGGGCGAGCTGGAGGACATGACCAGCTACGCCACGCGCTACTACCCCGACCTGTCGAAGGGTGACATCCGCTTCGTGCTCGTCGAGGCGTCGAACCGGATCCTGCCCGAGGTCGGTGAGGACCTCGGCCGCTACACGGTGGAGCAGCTGCGACAGCGCCGGATCGACGTGCGGCTGGAGACCCGGCTGGAGTCCTGCGTCGACGGGCACATCGTGCTCTCTGACGGCGAGGAGTTCGATGCCGAGACGGTGGTCTGGACGGCCGGGGTCAAGGCCAACCCGATGCTCGCGGCGACCGGCATGCCGGTCGACGACAAGGGCCGGCTCAAGTGCTACGCGGACCTGCGGGTGGAGGACACACCGGACGCCTGGTCGGCGGGCGACTGCGCCGCGGTGCCCGACCTGACCGGCCCGCCGGGTGCCATGTGCAGCCCCAGCGCCCAGCACGCGGTGCGCCAGGCGAAGCAGCTCGGCGACAACATCTCTGTCGTCCTGCGCGGCCGCACGCCGAGCTCCTACGCGCACAAGCACGTCGGCTCGGTGGCCTCCCTCGGCATCTACAAGGGCGTCGCCCAGGTCTACGGCATCAAGCTGCGTGGCTTCCCGGCGTGGTTCATGCACCGCACCTACCACGTGAGCCGGGTGCCGACCTTCAACCGGAAGGTCCGGGTGGTCCTCGACTGGACCTTGGCCCTGTTCTTCAAGCGGGACGTCGTCGCGCTCGGGTCGCTGCAGCGGCCCCGTGAGGAGTTCAGCGAGGCGACCCGATGAGGCTGCGCAGCCGGACCCAGCGGGCCGCCGACGGCCAGCTCGCGGGCATCGGCATCGCGGACGCCCTGCTCCGGCTGCTCGAGATGGTGCTCGCCGCCGAGCCGACGATCCGGGTGCGCGCCTGGGACGGCTCCGAGGCCGGGCCGGCCGACGCACCCGCCGTGGACGTGCGCTCGCCAGACGCCGTGCGGTACGTCGCGCAGGAGCCCAACGAGCTCGGCCTGGCCCGTGCCTACGTCGGCGGCCTGATCGACTTCGAGGGCGACGTCTACGACATCCTGCGTGCGCTGCCCTTCCACGACGACGAGCACCAGCACGCTCGCACCCTGACCGTGCGGCAGAAGGCGGAGCTCGCGACCGTCGTGGCCCGGACTGCCGGCGTGGGCCGGGCGCCGGCGCCCCCTCCCGAGGAGGCGGTGGTGTCAGGCCGGCGGCACAGCAAGGACCGCGACCGCACCGTCGTCACCCACCACTACGACGTCGGCAACGACTTCTACCGGATCGTGCTGGGCGAGTCGATGGTCTACTCCTGCGCCTACTGGCGCGCGGCCGACGACCCGGCGTACGGGCTGGCGGACGCCCAGCGCGACAAGCTCGACCTGGTGTGCCGCAAGCTCGGCCTGCACCTGCCCGGGCCGCACCGGCTGCTGGACGTCGGCTGCGGCTGGGGCTCGCTGCTGCTGCACGCCGCGACCACCTACGACGTCGCTGCCGTCGGCATCACGCTGTCGGAGCCGCAGGCCCGGCTGGCCCGCGAGCGGCTGGCAGCGGCCGGGGTGGGCGACCGGGTCGAGGTGCGGGTCCAGGACTACCGCGACATCGACGACGGCCCCTACGACGTCATCTCCAGCATCGGCATGGCCGAGCACGTCGGCGAGGAGGCCTACACGGAGTACGCCGCGAAGCTGCTCACGCTGCTCGTCCCGGGCGGGCGGCTGCTCAACCACCAGATCTCGCGCCGCCCGGGACCCAAGCGGGAAGGCACGTCCTTCATCGAGGCCTACGTCTTCCCCGACGGTGACCTGCTTCCGCTCGCGACCACCGTCGGCCGGCTCGAGGAGGTGGGCTTCGAGGTCCGCGACGTGGAGGCAATGCGCGAGCACTACGCGCAGACCTTGCGGGCGTGGGTGCGCAACCTCGAGGCGGGGTGGGACCGCGCGGTCGAGCTGACGTCGCCGGGGCGGGCACGCGTCTGGCGGCTCTACATGGCCGGGTCGGCGCTGGGCTTCGAGCGCAACCGGATCGGCGTGAACCAGGTGCTCGCGGTCA
This region of Actinomycetes bacterium genomic DNA includes:
- a CDS encoding cyclopropane-fatty-acyl-phospholipid synthase family protein — encoded protein: MVLAAEPTIRVRAWDGSEAGPADAPAVDVRSPDAVRYVAQEPNELGLARAYVGGLIDFEGDVYDILRALPFHDDEHQHARTLTVRQKAELATVVARTAGVGRAPAPPPEEAVVSGRRHSKDRDRTVVTHHYDVGNDFYRIVLGESMVYSCAYWRAADDPAYGLADAQRDKLDLVCRKLGLHLPGPHRLLDVGCGWGSLLLHAATTYDVAAVGITLSEPQARLARERLAAAGVGDRVEVRVQDYRDIDDGPYDVISSIGMAEHVGEEAYTEYAAKLLTLLVPGGRLLNHQISRRPGPKREGTSFIEAYVFPDGDLLPLATTVGRLEEVGFEVRDVEAMREHYAQTLRAWVRNLEAGWDRAVELTSPGRARVWRLYMAGSALGFERNRIGVNQVLAVKPPAGGASGLPHTRDWLAGS
- a CDS encoding NAD(P)/FAD-dependent oxidoreductase, which encodes MVNTAASKERTRILVVGGGYVGMYTALRLQKRLKKELQDKTVEVIVVDPRSYMTYQPFLPEAAAGSVEPRHVVVPLRRVLDKCEVLTGRVDSVDHRRKVARIHPVRGEAYDLSYEVIVLAPGSIARTLPIPGLAEQGIGFKQVEEAIALRNAMLEKLDIATTVTDHAARRALLTFVFVGGGYAGIEALGELEDMTSYATRYYPDLSKGDIRFVLVEASNRILPEVGEDLGRYTVEQLRQRRIDVRLETRLESCVDGHIVLSDGEEFDAETVVWTAGVKANPMLAATGMPVDDKGRLKCYADLRVEDTPDAWSAGDCAAVPDLTGPPGAMCSPSAQHAVRQAKQLGDNISVVLRGRTPSSYAHKHVGSVASLGIYKGVAQVYGIKLRGFPAWFMHRTYHVSRVPTFNRKVRVVLDWTLALFFKRDVVALGSLQRPREEFSEATR